The window CGAAGGTGCGCACGGCATTTGTCAGGTAGTTCATCGAGTTGAAAAGGTTGTACGCCATGATCGGCTCCATGACATTCAGCTCGAACTGCCCGTTCTCGACGCCGAACGATACGGCGAGATCGTTGCCGATGACCTGATAGCATGCCTGGTCGAGTACCTCGGCGATGACGGGATTTACCTTGCCTGGCATGATGGAGGAGCCGGGCTGGCGCTTCGGCAAGTTCAGCTCGTTGAGCCCGCAGCGCGGTCCCGACGCCATGAGACGGAAGTCGTTCGCCATCTTGATGAGCACGAGCGCGGTGTTCTTGAGTGCGGACGACACGTCAACGAAGCCGTCCGTATTGTTCGTCGCGTCGATGATGTTCGTCGACGTCTCGAAATTCTCACCCGTAATCTCGCGCAGCTTGCGCGCGACCGCCTTGATGTAGGCCGGCTCGGCATTGAGTCCCGTGCCGACCGCCGTGCCGCCCATATTGATGAGGCGGATGCTGTCCATCGACCAGCCGACGCGCTTGATGCTGCGGCGCACGGCGGACGCATAGGAGCCCATCTCCTGCCCCAGAGTGATCGGCACGGCATCCTGCAGGTGCGTGCGCGCCATCTTCAGGATGTCCTTGTACTCCTCTGCCTTCTTTTCCAGCTCCGTCGCCAGATAGTCGAGCGCCACCGTCAGCTTGTGTCCCTTGTGCGTCAGACAGACCTTGATCGCCGTCGGAAAAGCGTCGTTCGTCGACTGCGCCATATTGGCATGATTGTTCGGCGAGATGATGTCATAGCTGCCCTTCGGCTCGCCGATGATTTCAAGCGCGCGATTCGACAAGACCTCGTTCATGTTCATGTTGACCGACGTACCCGCGCCGCCCTGAATCGGGTCGACGGGGAACTGGTCGATAAATTTGCCGTCGATGATCTCCTCCGCCGCCTCGGCGAGCGCGTTGCCGATGCGCTTGTCGAGCCTTCCCGTCTCCATGTTCGCCTGTGCTGCCGCCTTCTTCACCTTGGCGAGCGCCTGAATGAAGTCAACGTCGAGCCGACTGCCCGTGATGCTGAAATTCTCTATGGCACGCAGCGTCTGCACACCGTAATACGCCTCATCCGGCACCTCAAGTTCGCCGAGAAAATCATGTTCTTTCCGCATTGCAATCCCGCCCTTTCCTTTTGTCCGAACCGTCTATCTCTTGTATACATTATACAACTTTTCTGTCACTTTGTCTTACGGAAACAGGAATATCGTGGAAATTATTTTCGATGCGTCCATAGGCGGGCGAACGCCGTCAGCTTTATCCTTCCGTCGCCTCGGCAAGCGCTGTGACACCCTATGTACAGCGTGCTACTTTGATGCCGCTATACAGAAAACGGGCGCGTGAGCATGCCATGCCACTTTGCGCGACGGCTGAACATATATCCTAAAAGTTTACAGCCTTTATGGAATCATGTACAATGCCAATAACGACATCTGTTATCCGCTGTGCGCATAGTGAAACATGTACGTCAAGATTCCGGAGGTGCAACATGCTCGAAATGTCTATGCTCGCCCAGCTCGTCGCTTTTGCTGACTGCGGCACGCTGTCGGCAGCGGCGGAGAAGCTGCATACGTCGCAGCCTGCTGTAACGCGCACCATGAAGAAACTCGAGGAAGAGCTTGGCCTTTCGCTGTTTGCACGCAGCAAGAACCATTTGGCGCTGAACGAAGTCGGCGAACTCGCTGTACGCCATGCGCGCCGCATCCTGCAGGAGACCGCCGACATGACGGAGCGTCTGCGCGCCTACGAGCGCAGTCTGCGCACCATTTCCATCGCCTTCTGCTCGCCCCTGCCGCAGATCGTTCTGACGCCTCTTCTAAACAACATATTCGACGGCATGACGCTTTCCGCCGATATGAAGGACGACGCCGACTTCTTTGCGAAACTCTTCGACCGCACATATCAGCTTGCCGTCACGCATACGCCGCCCGAGGATGCAACCGTCTTCCATGCAAAAAAATGCGGGCACGAAGATCTCTTTCTCTCGCTGCCCACGACGAGCCCGCTCGCCTTTCATCCCCGGCTGCAGCTCGACCACCTCAAAGGCGAAACGTTGCTGCTCCTCAACCGCGTCGGCTTCTGGATGAAAGCCGTGCACGAAAAGACGCCGCAAACGCGCTATCTCATGCAGGAAGAGCGCACGACGCTCACCGAACTCGCCGCGAACTCCCCCTATCCGATTTTTCAGTCCGGCTACTTCATCGCGCGAGGCGAAGAGATCGAAGGGCGCATCTGTGTACCGCTCGCCGACTCCGAATGCCACACGGACTACTGGCTCGTGTGCCTCAAAGAAGACCTGCCGAAGTACCGCAAGCTGTTCGACAAAGTGACGGAAAAGACGATCGCATGAAAAAGCCGCCATGCAAATATCTTTTCCACCTTCTTTGCATTCGTGTACCTAACATGATACAATTTGGTAAAGGAGCTGATTTGCATGGCAAAAACAGAAACATTGCATATACGCCTTGAACCCGAAGTCAAGACTTCTGTCGAAAACACTTTGCGCATGCTTGGCCTTTCCGCTTCCGAAGCAGTGAATATATTTTTTCATCAAATCCTTCTTCATGAAGGTCTGCCGTTCACTGTACAAAAACCTCGCTTTACTCCTGAAACCTTGGCTGCACTGCAGGAGTCTGACGACATCGCCGCTGGTAAGATCTCTGCGAAAACATATCTCTGTGCTGCCGACTTGATTCGTGAAGCTAAGGACGAAGTAGATGCTGAAGATTAAGCAGACCGCACAATTCAAAAAGGATCTCAAAGCTGCCATTCGTCAACATCGTGACCTCACCTTGCTTGAAAACGTCATCGACACTTTGGCACGACGGGAACCGCTGCCTGCGCAGCATCGCGATCATGCTCTTACAGGGAGTTTCCGCAACCATCGCGAATGCCACATCACGCCTGACTGGCTGCTCATCTATCAAGTCAAGGAGGACACGCTGATCCTTTCACTTGCCCGCCTTGGAAGTCACGCCAAGTTGTTTCAAACCTAACCATCTCTTCCTCCCCTGCTGATGCAGGGGCGCTTTCTATACTCTTTCGCTCCTCCCTGAACCGCGAACCGCCGCAAGCCATGCCCTGCTTTATTCGAGCTTCCCGTACGCCTCGTCCGTCACAGGTTCGCACCATTCGTTCGACGTCTCTTCGCCCGGCACTTCAACGGCGAGGTGACTGAACCAGCTATCTTTCTTCGCGCCGTGCCAATGCTTGACGTTCGGCGGAATCTCCACGACATCGCCGACCGCAAGGCTCCTCGCCTCCTTGTCTTCCTCTTGATACCATCCCTCGCCCGCGACGCAGATGAGAATCTGACCGCCGCCCTTTTTTGCATGGTGGATGTGCCAGTTGTTGCGGCAGGACGGCTCGAAAGTCACGTTGTAAATCGACACGACCGCCCCCTTCTGCGTCAAGATATTCAGATACGACTGCCCGCTGAAATACTTCGCATAGGCATCGTTCGGTACGCCAAGACCAAAAGCGCCGCCGCGCTCTTCCGTGTGCCCTCCTGCGCTCCATTCTTCCTTCGTCATGATACCGTTCCTCCCATCGATTTCCTTCATTGTATCTCAGAAATCAAAGCTCAAACACGAGCTGCATCGAGGCGTACTTCTCTTCCGTCGCGTCATCCGGCGTATAGTAACGCTTCTTGCCGTCGAGCTTGGCGATCTCCGCCAGCTCCACCTCTGTCAGAACGAAATCGAAGATATCGAAATTCGCACGGATGTGGTCGGGATTCTTCGTGCCGGGAATCGTGATGAAGCCCCTCTGCACCGCCCAGCGCAGGATGATCTGCACCGTGCTCTTGCGGTACTTGTCGGCAAGCTCCAGGAAGATCGGCTCTTCGAGAAGCGTCGTGTCGCCGTGTCCCAGTGGGTACCAGCCCATGAGCCGCGTGCCGTAGGACGCGAGACGCTTCATG of the Selenomonas sputigena genome contains:
- a CDS encoding LysR family transcriptional regulator, translated to MLEMSMLAQLVAFADCGTLSAAAEKLHTSQPAVTRTMKKLEEELGLSLFARSKNHLALNEVGELAVRHARRILQETADMTERLRAYERSLRTISIAFCSPLPQIVLTPLLNNIFDGMTLSADMKDDADFFAKLFDRTYQLAVTHTPPEDATVFHAKKCGHEDLFLSLPTTSPLAFHPRLQLDHLKGETLLLLNRVGFWMKAVHEKTPQTRYLMQEERTTLTELAANSPYPIFQSGYFIARGEEIEGRICVPLADSECHTDYWLVCLKEDLPKYRKLFDKVTEKTIA
- a CDS encoding type II toxin-antitoxin system RelB/DinJ family antitoxin — its product is MAKTETLHIRLEPEVKTSVENTLRMLGLSASEAVNIFFHQILLHEGLPFTVQKPRFTPETLAALQESDDIAAGKISAKTYLCAADLIREAKDEVDAED
- a CDS encoding aspartate ammonia-lyase, which produces MRKEHDFLGELEVPDEAYYGVQTLRAIENFSITGSRLDVDFIQALAKVKKAAAQANMETGRLDKRIGNALAEAAEEIIDGKFIDQFPVDPIQGGAGTSVNMNMNEVLSNRALEIIGEPKGSYDIISPNNHANMAQSTNDAFPTAIKVCLTHKGHKLTVALDYLATELEKKAEEYKDILKMARTHLQDAVPITLGQEMGSYASAVRRSIKRVGWSMDSIRLINMGGTAVGTGLNAEPAYIKAVARKLREITGENFETSTNIIDATNNTDGFVDVSSALKNTALVLIKMANDFRLMASGPRCGLNELNLPKRQPGSSIMPGKVNPVIAEVLDQACYQVIGNDLAVSFGVENGQFELNVMEPIMAYNLFNSMNYLTNAVRTFVDKLLIGLEPNREQCQQWVDRSVGVVTALLPHIGYEQSAILAKEAYTTGRPIREVILEKQLLTKEQIDHIMSPEQMTHPGITHE
- a CDS encoding cupin domain-containing protein gives rise to the protein MTKEEWSAGGHTEERGGAFGLGVPNDAYAKYFSGQSYLNILTQKGAVVSIYNVTFEPSCRNNWHIHHAKKGGGQILICVAGEGWYQEEDKEARSLAVGDVVEIPPNVKHWHGAKKDSWFSHLAVEVPGEETSNEWCEPVTDEAYGKLE
- a CDS encoding type II toxin-antitoxin system YafQ family toxin gives rise to the protein MLKIKQTAQFKKDLKAAIRQHRDLTLLENVIDTLARREPLPAQHRDHALTGSFRNHRECHITPDWLLIYQVKEDTLILSLARLGSHAKLFQT